From the genome of Populus trichocarpa isolate Nisqually-1 chromosome 15, P.trichocarpa_v4.1, whole genome shotgun sequence, one region includes:
- the LOC18105667 gene encoding uncharacterized protein LOC18105667, translated as MDYDFRNRTSSPYDTPSTMHRSSTPSTAPQPSHPMYGPPSLYPTVNQPGHTVIPHAPRHHSFTQQAPSSPSSGLGIRVMIKPEYRITPPPQLTPQIVEIPRSSFQFDFELERQILAEAEKDSPNWSRLLGLENSPPKPLQSTSSIGPTADPVVRKYISMGLNRDAVPLAVANYGDNPPKVQEFVNGYTLLQEMGFPSNKVAEALLMYDNNTDEALAHFLNSS; from the exons ATGGACTACGATTTCAGAAACAGAACAAGCTCACCGTACGACACACCATCGACGATGCACAGATCATCGACGCCGTCAACAGCACCACAACCTAGCCATCCGATGTACGGACCACCTTCTCTCTATCCAACAGTGAATCAACCTGGTCACACCGTAATCCCTCACGCACCCCGCCACCATTCTTTCACTCAACAAGCCCCCTCCTCTCCTTCCT CAGGATTAGGGATTCGGGTTATGATAAAACCGGAATACCGCATCACTCCTCCa CCACAATTGACACCACAAATAGTGGAGATTCCGCGGAGTagttttcagtttgattttgagCTTGAGAGACAGATTTTAGCGGAAGCGGAGAAGGATAGCCCGAATTGGAGTAGGCTGCTTGGTTTGGAAAATTCGCCTCCCAAACCGTTACAGTCGACCTCTTCAATA GGTCCAACTGCAGATCCTGTGGTGAGAAAGTACATTTCAATGGGACTCAATCGAGATGCTGTTCCTCTTGCAGTTGCAAACTATGGAGATAATCCGCCAAAG GTTCAGGAATTTGTCAACGGCTACACCCTTCTACAAGAAATGGGATTTCCATCAAACAAGGTAGCTGAAGCTTTACTCATGTATGACAACAACACGGACGAGGCATTGGCACATTTCCTTAACAGTTCATAA
- the LOC18105665 gene encoding ABC transporter C family member 10, with protein sequence MEDLWTLFCGESVNSDTSGKPSGSSLVFQPTSCINHALIICFDVLLLIVLLCTFMRISSASSKIYKITPRFRGYSSLQIVSVILNGGIGFVYLCLGTWILEEKLRKNQTALPLRSWLVVLFQGFTWLLVGLTISLRGKHLQRTPLRLLSILASLLAGIVCALSIYSAILGEGMLVKIALDVLSFPGAILLLLCVYKVYKHEGNEERDLYAPLNGEANGVSKINSVNQVTPFAKAGFFNKMSFWWLNPLMRKGKEKTLEDEDIPKLREAERAESCYMEFLEQLNKQKQAESSQPSLLWTIVFCHWKDIVISGFFAMLKILTLSAGPLLLNAFILVAEGKAGFKYEGYVLVLTLFFSKSLESLSQRQWYFRSRLVGLKVRSLLTAAIYKKQQRLSNVGRLMHSGGEIMNYVTVDAYRIGEFPFWFHQTWTTSFQLCLSLAILFRAVGLATLAALVVIIITVLCNTPLAKLQHKFQSKLMVAQDARLKACNEALVNMKVLKLYAWETHFKNAIENLRNVEYKWLSAVQTRKAYNGFLFWSSPVLVSTATFGACYFLKIPLHANNVFTFVATLRLVQDPIRSIPDVIGVVIQAKVAFARIVKFLEAPELQNGNVRHKRNMGSVDHAVLIKSANFSWEENSSKPTLRNVSFGIRPGEKVAICGEVGSGKSTLLAAILGEVPHTQGTIQVCGRIAYVSQTAWIQTGSIQENILFGLEMDRQRYHDTLERCSLVKDLELLPYGDLTEIGERGVNLSGGQKQRIQLARALYQNADIYLLDDPFSAVDAHTATSLFNEYIMGALSRKIVLLVTHQVDFLPAFDSVMLMSDGEILQAAPYHQLLSSSQEFLDLVNAHKETAGSERHTEVDAPQRQGSSVREIKKSYVEGQIKTSQGDQLIKQEEKEVGDTGFKPYVQYLNQNKGYLYFSIAAFSHLLFVIGQITQNSWMAANVDDPHVSTLRLITVYLCIGVTSTLFLLCRSISIVVLGLQSSKSLFSQLLNSLFRAPMSFYDSTPLGRILSRVTSDLSIVDLDVPFTLIFAVGATTNAYSNLGVLAVVTWQVLFVSIPMVYLAIRLQAYYFASAKELMRINGTTKSLVSNHLAESVAGAMTIRAFEEEERFFAKTLNLIDINASPFFHNFAANEWLIQRLEIFSATVLASAALCMVLLPPGTFNSGFIGMALSYGLSLNMSLVFSIQNQCTLANYIISVERLNQYMHIPSEAPEVIKDNRPPSNWPEKGKVDICDLQIRYRPNAPLVLRGISCTFEGGHKIGIVGRTGSGKTTLIGALFRLVEPAGGKIIVDEIDISKIGLHDLRSRLGIIPQDPTLFNGTVRYNLDPLSQHTDQEIWEVLGKCQLREAVQEKEQGLDSLVVEDGLNWSMGQRQLFCLGRALLRRSRVLVLDEATASIDNATDLVLQKTIRTEFSDCTVITVAHRIPTVMDCTMVLSISDGKLVEYDEPEKLMKTEGSLFGQLVKEYWSHLHAAESH encoded by the exons ATGGAAGACCTGTGGACGTTGTTTTGTGGGGAATCTGTCAACTCGGATACAAGTGGAAAGCCATCTGGTTCTAGCTTGGTATTTCAACCAACTTCATGTATCAATCACGCGCTGATCATTTGCTTCGATGTTTTGCTTCTAATCGTGCTCTTATGCACTTTCATGCGAATATCTTCAGCatcttcaaaaatatataaaataacaccTCGATTTAGAGGCTATTCGAGTCTGCAGATAGTCTCTGTTATACTCAATGGTGGTATCGGATTTGTGTACTTGTGCTTGGGCACATGGATTTTGGAAGAGAAGTTGAGGAAAAACCAGACTGCCTTACCATTGAGAAGTTGGTTAGTGGTGCTGTTTCAGGGATTTACATGGCTTTTGGTGGGTTTGACCATAAGCCTTCGAGGGAAGCATCTTCAAAGAACGCCATTGCGGCTATTGTCCATTCTAGCTTCCTTGCTTGCTGGTATTGTCTGTGCTTTGTCCATATACAGCGCCATTTTAGGTGAAGGAATGTTGGTTAAGATAGCTTTGGATGTCCTCTCCTTTCCAGGAGcaatattgttattgttatgtgTTTACAAGGTTTATAAACACGAAGGGAATGAAGAAAGGGACCTGTATGCTCCATTGAATGGTGAGGCCAATGGTGTAAGTAAAATCAATTCCGTTAACCAAGTTACTCCATTTGCTAAAGCAGGATTCTTCAATAAAATGTCATTTTGGTGGTTGAATCCACTGATGAGAAAGGGTAAGGAGAAAACTCTAGAGGATGAGGATATACCAAAGTTGCGAGAGGCAGAACGAGCAGAAAGCTGTTATATGGAGTTTTTGGAGCAActgaacaaacaaaaacaagctGAATCATCTCAGCCATCTCTCTTGTGGACAATTGTATTTTGCCACTGGAAAGACATTGTAATTTCAGGATTCTTTGCCATGCTAAAGATACTTACTTTGTCAGCCGGGCCTCTGCTTCTGAATGCCTTCATTTTGGTTGCTGAAGGAAAAGCAGGTTTTAAATATGAAGGTTATGTACTGGTTCTGACGCTCTTCTTTTCAAAGAGCTTAGAGTCCTTATCACAAAGGCAATGGTATTTTAGGAGCAGGCTTGTTGGTTTAAAAGTCAGGTCCTTGCTCACGGCTGCAATATATAAGAAGCAACAGAGGTTATCCAATGTTGGTAGGTTGATGCACTCGGGTGGTGAGATCATGAACTATGTTACTGTGGATGCTTACAGGATAGGCGAGTTTCCCTTCTGGTTTCATCAGACATGGACAACAAGCTTTCAGCTTTGTCTCTCTCTTGCAATTCTTTTCCGTGCAGTGGGGCTAGCAACACTTGCTGCCTTAGTGGTTATAATAATTACTGTGCTATGCAACACTCCACTTGCAAAGTTACAGCATAAGTTTCAGTCTAAGCTTATGGTGGCACAAGATGCGAGATTGAAGGCTTGTAATGAGGCTCTGGTTAACATGAAGGTATTGAAATTATATGCTTGGGAAACGCATTTTAAGAATGCCATAGAAAATTTGAGAAATGTAGAGTATAAATGGTTGTCAGCAGTGCAAACGCGCAAAGCATATAATGGTTTTCTCTTCTGGTCTTCTCCTGTTTTGGTCTCTACTGCTACCTTTGGAGCATGCTATTTCCTGAAAATTCCTCTGCATGCTAATAATGTTTTCACTTTTGTGGCGACTTTGCGTCTTGTTCAAGACCCAATTAGATCAATCCCTGATGTTATTGGAGTGGTTATTCAAGCAAAGGTAGCTTTTGCACGTATTGTGAAGTTTCTTGAAGCGCCAGAGTTGCAGAATGGAAATGTTCGGCACAAGCGCAACATGGGGAGTGTGGACCATGCTGTTTTAATCAAGTCAGCTAATTTTTCATGGGAAGAGAATTCTTCAAAGCCTACATTGAGAAATGTGAGTTTTGGAATTCGGCCTGGTGAAAAGGTGGCCATATGTGGAGAAGTTGGCTCTGGCAAGTCAACCCTTTTAGCAGCAATTCTTGGAGAAGTTCCACATACACAGGGAACT ATACAGGTTTGTGGTAGGATTGCCTATGTTTCGCAAACAGCTTGGATCCAGACGGGATCGATACAAGAGAACATTTTATTCGGTTTGGAAATGGATAGGCAACGATACCATGACACACTTGAGCGATGCTCTTTGGTAAAGGACCTTGAGTTGCTTCCTTATGGTGATCTTACTGAAATAGGTGAAAGAGGAGTCAATTTGAGTGGTGGTCAAAAGCAGCGAATTCAACTTGCCCGGGCTCTCTATCAGAATGCAGATATATATCTCTTGGATGATCCATTCAGCGCTGTGGATGCACACACAGCTACAAGTTTATTCAAT GAATATATCATGGGAGCACTTTCAAGGAAAATAGTCTTGCTTGTGACTCATCAAGTTGATTTCCTGCCAGCATTTGACTCTGTTATG TTGATGTCGGATGGAGAAATCCTACAAGCCGCTCCTTATCATCAGTTATTGTCGTCAAGCCAAGAATTTCTAGACCTTGTCAATGCACACAAAGAAACAGCTGGGTCTGAAAGGCATACCGAGGTTGATGCTCCGCAGAGACAGGGATCATCTGTTAGGGAGATCAAGAAGAGTTATGTAGAGGGTCAGATTAAAACCTCTCAAGGAGATCAACTGATTAAGCAGGAAGAAAAGGAAGTCGGAGACACAGGGTTTAAGCCTTATGTGCAGtatctaaatcaaaacaaaggATACTTGTACTTCTCCATCGCTGCTTTCAGTCACCTGTTGTTTGTCATTGGTCAGATAACACAGAACTCTTGGATGGCAGCTAATGTTGATGATCCTCATGTCAGCACATTGCGTTTAATTACGGTCTATCTGTGTATTGGAGTTACCTCAACACTTTTCTTGCTATGTAGATCAATCTCTATAGTTGTTTTGGGTCTTCAATCATCGAAGTCATTATTTTCCCAGTTACTAAATTCTCTTTTTCGTGCACCCATGTCTTTCTATGACTCCACACCTCTTGGAAGAATACTGAGTCGG GTCACGTCAGATTTGAGCATTGTCGATCTTGATGTTCCATTCACTTTGATCTTTGCCGTTGGTGCAACCACAAATGCTTATAGTAACCTGGGAGTACTGGCTGTTGTGACCTGGCAAGTCCTGTTTGTCTCCATACCAATGGTTTATTTGGCTATTCGCTTACAG GCATATTACTTTGCCTCTGCTAAGGAATTGATGCGGATCAATGGCACAACCAAGTCTTTAGTGTCAAATCATCTGGCTGAATCTGTAGCAGGAGCCATGACAATAAGGGCCTTTGAGGAGGAAGAACGTTTCTTCGCAAAAACCCTTAACCTCATTGACATAAATGCTAGTCCTTTCTTCCACAATTTTGCTGCAAATGAGTGGTTGATTCAACGGCTTGAAATATTTAGTGCAACTGTTCTTGCCTCTGCAGCACTCTGTATGGTTTTACTACCTCCTGGAACTTTTAACTCTG GATTTATTGGAATGGCACTTTCTTATGGACTTTCATTAAATATGTCGCTGGTGTTTTCGATTCAAAATCAGTGCACATTAGCAAATTACATCATTTCTGTTGAAAGGCTTAATCAATACATGCACATACCAAGTGAAGCCCCTGAGGTGATTAAAGATAACCGACCTCCATCGAATTGGCCGGAAAAGGGTAAAGTCGATATTTGTGATTTGCAG ATTAGATACCGGCCTAACGCACCACTAGTTCTTCGAGGAATCAGCTGCACATTTGAAGGAGGGCACAAGATTGGAATTGTTGGTCGAACCGGCAGTGGGAAGACTACACTTATAGGTGCTCTATTTCGACTTGTAGAACCAGCTGGAGGAAAGATCATCGTAGATGAAATTGACATCTCTAAGATTGGACTTCATGATCTGCGGTCACGACTCGGAATAATACCTCAAGATCCTACTCTCTTTAACGGGACTGTGAGATACAATTTGGACCCCTTATCCCAGCATACTGACCAGGAAATATGGGAG GTTCTTGGAAAGTGTCAGCTTCGAGAGGCTGTACAGGAGAAAGAGCAGGGTCTAGACTCTTTAG TTGTGGAAGATGGATTGAATTGGAGCATGGGGCAGAGACAATTATTTTGCTTGGGCCGTGCCCTTTTGAGGAGGAGTAGGGTACTGGTGCTTGATGAAGCAACCGCATCAATTGATAATGCAACTGACTTGGTTTTGCAAAAGACTATTCGGACTGAATTTTCAGATTGCACTGTAATCACAGTAGCTCACAGGATACCAACAGTGATGGATTGCACAATGGTACTTTCCATTAGCGATG GAAAACTAGTCGAGTACGACGAGCCGGAGAAGTTAATGAAGACGGAAGGTTCACTTTTTGGACAACTTGTGAAGGAGTACTGGTCTCATTTACACGCTGCAGAATCGCATTGA
- the LOC18105666 gene encoding hydroxyproline O-galactosyltransferase HPGT1 has translation MLGGSKGFNTNRASSSMVSGSRISTLLLSMFATFASIYVSGRLWQESQNRVYLIKELDRITGQGQSAISVDDTLKIIACREQQKKLSALETELAAAKQGGFTSKLLTENDGAHAKKRHLVVIGIMTRFGNKNNRDAVRKAWMGTGAMLKKMENEKGIVARFVIGKSANPGDNLDRGIDNENRQSNDFIILDDLVEGTEDLPKKARLFFAYAADKWDAEFYAKVNDNIYVTIDALGTALAAHFDKPRAYIGCMKSGQVFSEPSHKWYEPDWWKFGDKKSYFRHASGEMYVISRALAKFVSINRSILRTYAHDDVSAGSWFLGLNVLHVDEGKFCCSSWSSGAICSGV, from the exons ATGCTTGGTGGTAGTAAAGGATTTAATACTAACAGGGCATCATCAAGTATGGTTTCTGGATCAAGAATCTCCACTTTGTTACTCTCAATGTTTGCTACTTTTGCTTCCATTTATGTTTCTGGCAG GTTATGGCAGGAATCACAAAACAGGGTTTATTTGATTAAAGAGCTTGATAGGATAACTGGGCAG GGCCAATCTGCAATATCAGTGGATGATACATTGAAAATAATAGCCTGCAG GGAACAACAGAAGAAGTTATCAGCTCTTGAGACAGAATTGGCCGCAGCTAAGCAAGGGGGTTTTACTTCAAAGCTCTTAACAGAGAATGATGGGGCTCATGCAAAGAAAAGGCATCTTGTTGTGATTGGGATAATGACAAGGTTTGGCAATAAGAACAATCGGGATGCAGTCCGAAAGGCGTGGATGGGAACTG GTgcaatgttgaaaaaaatggAGAACGAGAAGGGAATAGTTGCACGCTTTGTCATTGGTAAAAG TGCAAATCCCGGGGACAATTTGGATCGCGGTATTGACAATGAAAACAGGCAGTCTAATGACTTCATCATTCTT GATGACCTTGTGGAGGGAACAGAGGACCTTCCAAAAAAGGCTAGATTGTTCTTCGCATATGCTGCAGATAAATGGGATGCGGAGTTTTATGCTAAAGTTAATGACAATATCTATGTGACTATTG ATGCTTTAGGAACTGCACTGGCAGCTCATTTTGACAAGCCTCGTGCTTATATTGGTTGTATGAAATCAGGCCAAGTTTTCTCTGAACC GAGTCATAAATGGTACGAACCAGATTGGTGGAAGTTTGGTGATAAGAAATC GTATTTTCGCCATGCTTCAGGTGAGATGTATGTCATATCACGAGCTTTAGCTAAATTTGTGTCAATAAATAG ATCTATTCTTCGAACCTATGCACATGATGATGTCAGTGCTGGATCCTGGTTTCTTGGGCTTAATGTCCTACATGTTGATGAAGGGAAGTTTTGCTGCTCATCATGGTCATCAg gAGCGATTTGTTCTGGGGTTTGA